A genomic stretch from Camarhynchus parvulus chromosome 11, STF_HiC, whole genome shotgun sequence includes:
- the LOC115908053 gene encoding cytochrome b-245 light chain, whose protein sequence is MGQIEWAMWANEQALAAGLSECEGVWGAAGVLVCLLEYPRSKRKKGSTMERCGQKYLTAVVKLLGPLTRNYYIRAVLHAALAVPAGFLLSTILGTVCLGIASGIYLLAAVRGEEWRPIEQKPRERPKGGGTMKPPPSNPPPRPPPDARRKQPELGGQVNPIPVEVE, encoded by the exons ATGGGGCAGATCGAGTGGGCCATGTGGGCGAACGAGCAGGCGCTGGCCGCCGGGCTCAGTGAGTGtgagggggtctgggg CGCTGCAGGCGTCCTGGTGTGCCTGCTCGAGTATCCCCGGAGCAAACGCAAGAAGGGCTCCACCATGGAGAGGTG TGGCCAGAAGTACCTGACAGCCGTGGTGAAGCTCCTGGGGCCCCTCACCAGGAATTATTACATCCGAGCCGTCCTGCACGCTGC cctggctgtccctgctgggttCCTCCTCTCCACCATCCTGGGCACCGTCTGCCTGGGCATTGCCAGCGGCATCTACCTGCTG GCTGCAGTCCGAGGGGAGGAGTGGAGACCCATCGAGCAGAAGCCCCGGGAGAGGCCCAAAGGGGGGGGCACCATGAAGCCGCCCCCCAGCAaccccccgccccggccgccccccgACGCCCGCAGGAAGCAGCCGGAGCTGGGGGGGCAGGTGAACCCCATCCCTGTGGAGGTGGAATAA
- the MVD gene encoding diphosphomevalonate decarboxylase has protein sequence MAAERALAMATCTAPVNIAVIKYWGKRDTDLILPINSSLSVTLHQDQLKTTTTAAASRDFTEDRLWLNGKEADVGHPRVQACLREVRRLARKRRGGGEDAAALSLSYKIHIASENNFPTAAGLASSAAGYACLVSALARLYGLEEELSEVARQGSGSACRSMFGGFVQWQRGERPDGSDSLALQVAPETHWPELRVLVLVVSGEKKPVGSTAGMQTSVETSPLLKHRAEVVVPERLAQMMQHIRERDFEGFGQLAMRDSNQFHATCLDTFPPIFYLTDVSRHIIALAHRYNAHHGHTKVAYSFDAGPNAVIFALADAVAEFVEVVRRSFPPATNGDQFVRGLPVGSAVLPPELEGAVLTEPVPGAVQYILHTKPGPGPQLVDDPSQHLLGPDGLPRSRA, from the exons ATGGCGGCGGAGCGGGCGCTGGCGATGGCGACCTGCACGGCCCCGGTGAACATCGCCGTGATCAAGTACT GGGGCAAGCGAGACACCGACCTCATCCTGCCCATCAACTCCTCCCTGAGCGTGACGCTGCACCAGGACCAG CTCAAGACCACCACGACAGCGGCCGCCAGCCGGGATTTCACGGAGGACCGGCTGTGGCTCAACGGGAAGGAGGCGGACGTGGGGCACCCGCGGGTCCAGGCCTGTCTGCGCGAGG tgcGGCGCCTGGCACGGAAGCGCCGCGGGGGCGGTGAGGACGCGgctgctctcagcctctcctACAAGATCCACATCGCCTCCGAGAACAACTTCCCCACGGCCGCCGGGCTCGCCTCCTCCGCCGCCGGCTACGCCTGCCTCG tgtcAGCGCTGGCCCGGCTCTAcgggctggaggaggagctgtcCGAGGTGGCGCGGCAGGGCTCGGGCAGTGCCTGCCGCAGCATGTTCGGTGGCTTCGTGCAGTGGCAGCGCGGGGAGCGCCCCGATGGCAGCgacagcctggccctgcaggtgGCCCCCGAGACGCACTGGCCGGAGCTCCGCGTCCTCGTCCTGgtg gtcaGTGGGGAGAAGAAGCCAGTGGGCAGCACGGCGGGCATGCAGACCAGCGTGGAGACCAGTCCCCTGCTGAAG caccgGGCAGAGGTGGTGGTCCCCGAGCGCCTGGCCCAGATGATGCAGCACATCCGTGAGCGTGACTTCGAGGGCTTTGGCCAGCTGGCCATGAGGGACAGCAACCAGTTCCACGCCACCTGCCTGGACACCTTTCCTCCCATCTTCTACCTGACGGACGTGTCGCGCCACATCATCGCGCTGGCACACCGCTACAACGCCCACCACGGCCACACCAAG GTCGCCTACTCCTTCGACGCCGGCCCCAACGCCGTCATCTTCGCGCTGGCCGACGCCGTGGCCGAGTTTGTGGAGGTGGTGAGGCGCAGCTTCCCCCCCGCCACCAACGGGGACCA GTTTGTCCGGGGGCTGCCCgtgggctcagctgtgctgccgCCGGAGCTGGAGGGTGCCGTGCTCACCGAGCCTGTGCCCGGGGCTGTCCAGTACATCCTGCACACCAAG cctggccctggtCCCCAGCTCGTGGATGACCCCAGCCAGCACCTGCTGGGCCCGGATGGGCTGCCCCGGAGCCGTGCCTGA
- the IL17C gene encoding LOW QUALITY PROTEIN: interleukin-17C (The sequence of the model RefSeq protein was modified relative to this genomic sequence to represent the inferred CDS: deleted 2 bases in 1 codon) has protein sequence METSIEIIHLERRLAGSPGAVLAALGQSRGLRRAGAGSAHSAVRCFSGAELGDEAPAQLLGRSLRWDRHISVQLVPQLERLEAGARRRRRQRPPACPRCRCGAGLRSEPHERSISPWRYRIDEDENRYPRKLAFAECLCSGCVDVKTGRETTSLNSVTIQQTMLVLRRKPCPRPAGLGLVALEVDYIRVPVGCTCVLPRTAR, from the exons ATGGAGACATCCATAGAGATTATACATCTAGAGAGAC GGCTGGCTGGCTCTCCTGGTGCCGTGCTGGCGGCGCTGGGGCAGAGCCGGGGGCTGCGGCGCGCCGGGGCCGGCTCCGCTCACTCCGCCGTGCGCTGCTTCAGCGGGGCCGAGCTGGGGGACGaggctcctgctcagctcctgggccGCAGCCTGCGCTGGGACCGGCACATCTCGGTGCAGCTGGTGCCGCAGCTGGAGCGCCTggaggcg ggggcccggcggcggcggcggcagcgcccgcccgcCTGCCCGCGCTGTCGCTGCGGCGCCGGGCTCCGCAGCGAGCCCCACGAGCGCTCCATCTCGCCCTGGAGATACCG CATCGACGAGGACGAGAACCGCTACCCGCGCAAGCTGGCCTTCGCCGAGTGCCTGTGCAGCGGCTGCGTGGACGTGAAAACCGGCCGGGAGACCACGTCGCTCAACTCGGTGACCATCCAGCAGACCATGCTGGTGCTGCGGCGCAAGCCGTGCCCGCGgcccgcggggctggggctggtggcgCTCGAGGTGGATTACATCCGAGTGCCCGTGGGCTGCACCTGCGTCCTGCCCCGCACGGCGCGCTGA